In Micrococcus luteus NCTC 2665, a single window of DNA contains:
- the malQ gene encoding 4-alpha-glucanotransferase: protein MRRQAPSVEPHDGMEDPMALEAPALLHRLARAHGVQPEYVGQDGSAQTVPDEALVKVLAALGVSVRPDGVAALAEAVEEAETAPWRDVLPPTVAARSGHRLSVPCHVAAGEPVVARVHTEDGRTLEVSVSEPVSEVRLVDGVERERVHVQIPADLAPGWHRLEVTSGSGSTASAVLVCAPTRLGTARPFLERRGWGAAAQGYSVTSADSWGIGDAADMASLAEIVARHGADFLLLHPLHAVEPGPHPADSPYSPVSRRFLSALVVHVPSIPEFADLPATEQAELRSAGSRVQAELERTGRIDRAAVAAVLWPALRRVHEVPRSPEREAAYARFRAEAGPGLDDFALWSVLRLDGDGTGPDLADPAWAPGGVEAERVRVERATDVDLHRWVQWIAAEQLAGVQERARAAGMRMGVMVDLAVGATRETADAWMLGDVLVPTMSVGAPPELFNQLGQDWSQHPWHPRRLAETGYAAFRDMLRTVLRGAGGIRMDHVLGLFRLWWIPEGAGATQGAYVEYDHEAMLAVLTLEAERAGVVVVGEDLGTFEPWVQRRLAEAGVLGTSILWFEQEDGEPTPPERYRRLAMAAVNTHDLPPTAGYLEGVQVDLRERLGLYTVDVAEERRRSAEEVRAFLAAAARRGLLAEADVDVPDASPEVRERQIVALHRLLAQAPSALHSVALVDAVGERRIQNQPGTLQDQYPNWTVPLGDGDGRMVSVEDLADSASAARLFDAVDAELRASVPVGIGVSLHTSPLAQPGRGDAGGMNVYVRQAAVALARRGVRMILLTRAEEPVGPDGARVRMLDAGGQAPPVTVVDLAAGPSAPVAKAELAGLGAEFTRAALDWLASDAVPGGPVLGGADAPPVTFVHGHYWLSGSTAAALARAAHAPYLQTMHTTAAAKMLEDPELREPAARIEAERGIVARADLLVVNSAAEAADLRELLDVPRARTRVLPPGADLETFTPEGAAQWPGAPDDDGALRVLFAGRVQRHKGPHLLVAALGVLRERAGGAGADPGVRLHVNGAVSGDDELDLAGLAAREGVADLVTFSAPVPAPALAAQFRAADVVAMPSASETYGLVALEAQACGTPVLAHRVGGLVYAVLDGVSGRHVTAGTPEAWADALAEILADRAAWAALGPGAVRHAAGHSWEAYADGLLEAVAAVPRRSPMPDA, encoded by the coding sequence GTGCGACGGCAGGCGCCGTCGGTGGAACCGCACGACGGCATGGAGGACCCGATGGCCCTGGAAGCCCCCGCACTGCTGCACCGGCTCGCGCGAGCCCACGGGGTGCAGCCCGAGTACGTCGGGCAGGACGGCTCGGCCCAGACCGTGCCGGACGAGGCCCTCGTGAAGGTGCTCGCCGCCCTCGGCGTGTCGGTCCGACCGGACGGGGTCGCGGCTCTGGCCGAAGCGGTGGAGGAGGCGGAGACGGCCCCCTGGCGGGACGTGCTCCCGCCCACCGTCGCCGCCCGGTCCGGTCACCGCCTGTCCGTGCCGTGCCACGTGGCCGCGGGCGAGCCGGTCGTGGCCCGCGTGCACACGGAGGACGGGCGGACCCTCGAAGTGAGCGTGAGCGAGCCGGTGTCCGAGGTCCGTCTGGTCGACGGCGTCGAGCGCGAGCGCGTCCACGTGCAGATCCCCGCCGACCTCGCCCCGGGCTGGCACCGGCTGGAGGTGACCAGCGGCTCCGGCTCCACCGCCTCCGCGGTCCTGGTCTGCGCCCCGACCCGGCTGGGCACGGCGCGTCCCTTCCTCGAGCGCCGCGGCTGGGGCGCGGCCGCGCAGGGCTACTCGGTGACCTCGGCGGACTCGTGGGGCATCGGCGACGCGGCGGACATGGCGTCCCTGGCCGAGATCGTCGCCCGGCACGGTGCCGACTTCCTGCTGCTGCACCCCCTGCACGCGGTCGAGCCCGGCCCCCACCCGGCGGACTCCCCCTACTCCCCCGTCTCCCGTCGGTTCCTCTCGGCGCTGGTCGTGCACGTGCCCTCGATCCCCGAGTTCGCCGACCTGCCCGCCACGGAGCAGGCGGAGCTGCGGTCGGCCGGCTCTCGCGTCCAGGCAGAGCTGGAGCGCACCGGCCGGATCGACCGGGCCGCCGTCGCCGCCGTCCTGTGGCCCGCACTGCGCCGCGTGCACGAGGTGCCCCGCTCCCCCGAGCGCGAGGCCGCCTACGCGCGGTTCCGCGCCGAGGCCGGACCGGGCCTGGACGACTTCGCCCTCTGGTCCGTCCTGCGGCTGGACGGCGACGGCACCGGGCCCGATCTCGCCGACCCGGCCTGGGCGCCGGGCGGGGTCGAGGCCGAGCGGGTCCGCGTCGAACGCGCGACCGACGTCGACCTGCACCGCTGGGTGCAGTGGATCGCCGCGGAGCAGCTCGCCGGCGTGCAGGAGCGGGCCCGGGCGGCCGGCATGCGCATGGGCGTCATGGTGGACCTGGCGGTGGGGGCGACCCGCGAGACCGCGGACGCGTGGATGCTCGGGGACGTGCTGGTGCCGACCATGTCCGTCGGCGCGCCGCCGGAGCTGTTCAACCAGCTGGGCCAGGACTGGTCGCAGCATCCCTGGCATCCGCGCCGTCTGGCCGAGACCGGCTACGCCGCGTTCCGGGACATGCTGCGCACCGTGCTGCGCGGCGCGGGCGGCATCCGGATGGACCACGTCCTGGGGCTGTTCCGCCTGTGGTGGATCCCGGAGGGCGCCGGCGCCACCCAGGGCGCATACGTCGAGTACGACCACGAGGCGATGCTCGCCGTGCTCACGCTTGAGGCCGAGCGGGCCGGCGTCGTCGTGGTGGGCGAGGACCTCGGCACGTTCGAGCCGTGGGTGCAGCGCCGCCTGGCCGAGGCCGGTGTGCTCGGCACGTCGATCCTGTGGTTCGAACAGGAGGACGGGGAGCCCACCCCGCCGGAGCGCTACCGGCGGCTGGCCATGGCGGCGGTGAATACGCACGACCTGCCGCCCACGGCCGGCTACCTCGAGGGCGTCCAGGTGGACCTGCGCGAACGGCTGGGCCTCTACACCGTGGACGTCGCCGAGGAACGCCGCCGGTCGGCGGAGGAGGTGCGCGCGTTCCTCGCCGCCGCGGCCCGGCGCGGGCTGCTCGCCGAGGCGGACGTGGACGTCCCCGACGCCAGCCCCGAGGTGCGCGAACGCCAGATCGTGGCCCTGCACCGCCTGCTCGCGCAGGCGCCCTCGGCCCTGCACAGCGTGGCGCTCGTGGACGCTGTGGGCGAGCGGCGGATCCAGAACCAGCCCGGCACCCTCCAGGACCAGTACCCGAACTGGACCGTGCCGCTCGGCGACGGCGACGGACGGATGGTCTCCGTCGAGGACCTGGCGGACTCGGCGTCGGCGGCCCGGCTGTTCGACGCCGTGGACGCCGAACTGCGGGCGTCCGTGCCGGTGGGGATCGGGGTCAGCCTGCACACCTCCCCTCTGGCCCAGCCCGGCCGCGGCGACGCCGGCGGCATGAACGTCTACGTGCGGCAGGCCGCCGTGGCCCTGGCTCGCCGGGGCGTGCGGATGATCCTGCTGACCCGAGCGGAGGAGCCGGTGGGGCCGGACGGCGCACGGGTCCGGATGCTGGACGCAGGCGGGCAGGCCCCGCCGGTCACGGTGGTGGACCTCGCGGCCGGGCCGTCCGCTCCCGTGGCCAAGGCGGAGCTGGCGGGCCTCGGCGCCGAGTTCACCCGCGCAGCCCTGGACTGGCTCGCCTCGGACGCCGTACCGGGCGGTCCCGTCCTCGGTGGAGCGGACGCCCCCCCCGTCACGTTCGTCCACGGCCACTACTGGCTCTCCGGGTCCACCGCCGCGGCCCTGGCGCGGGCGGCCCACGCCCCGTACCTGCAGACCATGCACACCACGGCGGCGGCGAAGATGCTCGAGGACCCCGAGCTGCGCGAGCCGGCCGCGCGGATCGAGGCCGAGCGCGGGATCGTCGCGCGGGCCGACCTGCTCGTGGTCAACTCCGCCGCCGAGGCCGCCGACCTGCGCGAGCTGCTGGACGTGCCCCGCGCCCGCACCCGGGTGCTGCCCCCCGGGGCCGACCTCGAGACGTTCACGCCGGAGGGCGCCGCGCAGTGGCCGGGCGCACCGGACGACGACGGGGCCCTGCGCGTCCTGTTCGCCGGTCGCGTCCAGCGGCACAAGGGCCCGCACCTGCTCGTGGCCGCCCTCGGCGTGCTGCGCGAACGAGCCGGTGGCGCGGGCGCCGACCCGGGCGTGCGCCTGCACGTGAACGGGGCCGTCTCGGGGGACGACGAGCTGGACCTGGCGGGCCTGGCCGCGCGGGAGGGGGTCGCCGACCTGGTGACGTTCTCCGCGCCGGTGCCCGCGCCTGCCCTGGCCGCCCAGTTCCGGGCGGCGGACGTCGTGGCGATGCCGAGCGCGTCCGAGACCTACGGCCTGGTCGCCCTCGAGGCACAGGCCTGCGGCACGCCCGTGCTGGCGCACCGGGTCGGCGGACTGGTCTACGCGGTCCTCGACGGCGTCTCCGGCCGCCACGTGACGGCGGGCACCCCCGAGGCGTGGGCCGATGCCCTGGCCGAGATCCTGGCGGATCGTGCCGCCTGGGCCGCATTGGGGCCCGGCGCCGTGCGCCACGCCGCCGGTCACTCGTGGGAGGCCTACGCGGACGGGCTGCTCGAGGCCGTCGCGGCCGTGCCGCGGCGGTCGCCCATGCCGGACGCCTGA
- a CDS encoding M20/M25/M40 family metallo-hydrolase, which yields MVENIENPARSSPEDRVVEICRDLIRIDTTNRGGNVSVGEPEAAEYCARLMTEAGMTPRFFESAPGRVSVVGHLPGWDPEAPGLVIHGHTDVVPAEADEWSVDPFGAELKDGMIWGRGAVDMKGMDAMVLAVLLHLVRTGRRPRRPLTVAFFADEEAGGVYGARWVVDHHPEVFDGCTEAISEVGGFSTEVHGSRAYLVQTAEKGLAWLNLTAQGAPGHGSAPHPDNAVTRLAGAMTRIGGHEWPLVYTKTTRALLEQVAEIMGVDFDETDPTPQLDALGQARSWVAGTLRTSSNPTGLTAGYKHNVIPSSATGTVDVRLIPGEEESALATIAELAGPGVTIEPEHRDVALETPFSGDLVELMIASLQAEDPEAQVLPFMLGGGTDNKSLSRLGITGYGFAPMRLPADLAFTSLFHGIDERVPVDALEFGCRVLERMLEPR from the coding sequence ATGGTCGAGAACATCGAGAACCCCGCCCGCTCGAGCCCCGAGGACCGCGTCGTGGAGATCTGCCGCGACCTCATCCGGATCGACACCACCAACCGCGGGGGCAACGTCTCCGTCGGTGAGCCCGAGGCCGCGGAGTACTGCGCCCGGCTCATGACCGAGGCGGGGATGACCCCCCGCTTCTTCGAGTCGGCGCCGGGCCGGGTCTCCGTCGTCGGGCACCTCCCGGGCTGGGATCCGGAGGCGCCGGGGCTCGTCATCCACGGGCACACGGACGTGGTCCCCGCCGAGGCGGACGAGTGGAGCGTGGACCCGTTCGGCGCCGAGCTCAAGGACGGCATGATCTGGGGGCGCGGCGCCGTGGACATGAAGGGCATGGACGCCATGGTGCTCGCAGTGCTGCTGCACCTGGTCCGCACGGGCCGCCGGCCGCGGCGCCCCCTGACGGTCGCGTTCTTCGCCGACGAGGAGGCCGGCGGCGTCTACGGCGCACGCTGGGTCGTGGACCACCACCCCGAGGTGTTCGACGGGTGCACCGAGGCGATCTCCGAGGTGGGGGGCTTCTCCACCGAGGTGCACGGCTCGCGCGCCTACCTCGTGCAGACCGCGGAGAAGGGGCTCGCCTGGCTCAACCTCACCGCGCAGGGCGCCCCCGGGCACGGCTCGGCCCCGCACCCGGACAACGCGGTCACCCGGCTGGCCGGCGCCATGACCCGCATCGGCGGGCACGAGTGGCCGCTCGTGTACACCAAGACCACGCGCGCGCTGCTCGAACAGGTGGCCGAGATCATGGGCGTGGACTTCGACGAGACGGACCCGACGCCGCAGCTCGACGCGCTCGGGCAGGCCCGGTCCTGGGTGGCCGGCACCCTGCGCACCTCGTCCAACCCGACGGGGCTGACCGCCGGCTACAAGCACAACGTCATCCCGTCCTCGGCCACCGGCACCGTGGACGTCCGCCTGATCCCCGGGGAGGAGGAGTCCGCCCTCGCCACGATCGCCGAGCTCGCCGGTCCGGGCGTGACCATCGAACCCGAGCACCGGGACGTCGCCCTGGAGACCCCCTTCTCCGGGGACCTGGTGGAGCTGATGATCGCCTCGCTGCAGGCGGAGGACCCCGAGGCCCAGGTGCTGCCGTTCATGCTCGGCGGGGGCACGGACAACAAGTCCCTCTCCCGGCTGGGCATCACCGGCTACGGCTTCGCGCCCATGCGCCTGCCCGCCGACCTGGCCTTCACGTCCCTGTTCCACGGCATCGACGAGCGGGTGCCCGTGGACGCACTCGAGTTCGGCTGCCGGGTGCTCGAGCGGATGCTGGAGCCGCGCTGA
- the mshC gene encoding cysteine--1-D-myo-inosityl 2-amino-2-deoxy-alpha-D-glucopyranoside ligase: MKSWSTPAPPTVPSRPDRLRLHDTATGRTRHPGNDGRRASLYVCGITPYDATHLGHASTYVAFDLLHRYWRAAGLEVAYVQNVTDVDDPLLERAEATGVDWRALAEEQTDLFRADMAALEVLAPDHYVGATEAVGLVVDAVETMLAAGRAYRVPGGDGEPEGDVYFDVRSAQSATDWRLGQVSAMDLDEMAAVFPERGGDPDRPGKRDPLDPLLWRVHREGEPAWDGRSLGSGRPGWHIECSVISRAHLPAPFTVQGGGSDLRFPHHEFSAAHATAVDGLPLAHTYAHTGMVALDGEKMSKSLGNLELVSRLRARGVEPVAVRAAILAHHYRSDWEWSEQVLTDAQARVTRWRAALDGPHAAAGVAVLDAVHAALSDDLDAPRALEALDAWAAGTLPGLVETAADPVPVVDVVAALLGLRLR; encoded by the coding sequence GTGAAGTCCTGGAGCACCCCCGCCCCGCCCACCGTGCCGAGCCGCCCCGACCGGCTGCGGCTGCATGACACCGCCACGGGACGGACCCGGCATCCGGGCAACGACGGCCGGCGCGCCTCGCTGTACGTCTGCGGGATCACCCCGTACGACGCGACGCATCTCGGCCACGCGAGCACCTATGTGGCCTTCGACCTGCTGCACCGCTACTGGCGCGCGGCCGGTCTCGAGGTCGCCTACGTCCAGAACGTGACCGACGTGGACGACCCCCTGCTCGAGCGGGCCGAGGCGACCGGCGTCGACTGGCGCGCTCTCGCCGAGGAGCAGACCGACCTGTTCCGTGCGGACATGGCCGCCCTCGAGGTGCTCGCCCCGGATCACTACGTCGGCGCGACCGAGGCGGTGGGCCTGGTGGTGGACGCCGTCGAGACGATGCTGGCGGCGGGCCGGGCCTACCGCGTGCCGGGCGGCGACGGCGAGCCCGAGGGGGACGTCTACTTCGACGTCCGCTCGGCCCAGTCCGCGACCGACTGGCGCCTCGGGCAGGTCTCCGCGATGGACCTGGACGAGATGGCCGCGGTGTTCCCGGAGCGGGGAGGCGACCCCGACCGCCCCGGCAAGCGCGACCCGCTGGATCCGTTGCTGTGGCGCGTGCACCGCGAGGGCGAGCCCGCCTGGGATGGGCGGTCGCTCGGCTCCGGCCGGCCCGGCTGGCACATCGAGTGCTCCGTGATCTCCCGGGCCCACCTGCCGGCGCCGTTCACGGTGCAGGGCGGCGGCTCCGACCTGCGGTTCCCGCACCATGAGTTCTCCGCCGCGCACGCCACCGCCGTCGACGGCCTGCCGCTCGCGCACACCTACGCGCACACCGGCATGGTGGCCCTGGACGGCGAGAAGATGTCCAAGTCCCTCGGCAACCTCGAACTCGTCTCCCGCCTGCGGGCGCGGGGCGTCGAGCCGGTGGCCGTCCGCGCGGCGATCCTCGCGCACCACTACCGGTCGGACTGGGAGTGGTCCGAGCAGGTGCTGACCGACGCCCAGGCGCGGGTGACCCGCTGGCGCGCCGCCCTGGACGGACCGCATGCCGCCGCCGGCGTCGCCGTGCTGGACGCGGTCCACGCGGCGCTCTCGGACGACCTCGACGCCCCCCGCGCGCTGGAGGCCCTCGACGCATGGGCGGCCGGCACCCTGCCGGGCCTGGTCGAGACCGCCGCCGACCCGGTGCCGGTCGTGGACGTCGTGGCGGCGCTGCTGGGTCTGCGCCTGCGCTGA
- a CDS encoding DUF5703 family protein, producing the protein MREQLMSSTLDAISRGQKWEYLVMTVAPHESLADARRRLVEHAEYGQWELQRSVHYRDGARRYWMRRRVMRVASTLQTL; encoded by the coding sequence GTGCGTGAACAGCTGATGTCCTCGACCCTCGACGCGATCTCCCGCGGACAGAAGTGGGAGTACCTGGTGATGACGGTCGCCCCCCACGAGTCCCTCGCCGACGCCCGGCGGCGTCTCGTGGAGCACGCGGAGTACGGCCAATGGGAGCTGCAGCGCTCCGTGCACTATCGCGACGGGGCGCGCCGCTACTGGATGCGCCGCCGCGTGATGCGCGTGGCCTCGACCCTGCAGACCCTCTGA
- a CDS encoding site-2 protease family protein, producing the protein MSGPASVRLGTIAGAPVRLSWSWLLIAAVITLAFGPQIQRALPSIGAGAYGVALGYAVLLALSVLVHEAAHALTGRAFGQRTEEIALTLWGGHTQFRSPSSRPLDTVLTAMAGPAANLVLAGLAHLAAGAVPGPSVPALLLEVTVWANLLLAAFNALPGTPLDGGRMVESAVWAATGSRARGVEAAGWAGRVVAVGVLAAVLGPPILAGRAPDLFVVVLAAWVALTLWRGADDAVRHGRWSRRLETLRLEQVEAPAVALPEHLSVAEALAQADGGRRAVVAVDGAGRPRGVLDLAAAAGLTPARRTTTALAAVAVALAPEAVLVRDDVPAAGPDLAARLADPQTPVWVLTDAHGLVRSVVPRETILAAVDATRRP; encoded by the coding sequence ATGAGCGGGCCCGCCTCCGTCCGGCTGGGCACGATCGCCGGCGCACCGGTGCGCCTGTCCTGGTCCTGGCTCCTGATCGCCGCGGTCATCACCCTCGCGTTCGGCCCGCAGATCCAGCGCGCGCTGCCCTCGATCGGCGCCGGCGCCTACGGGGTGGCCCTGGGGTACGCCGTGCTCCTGGCCCTCTCCGTCCTGGTCCACGAGGCCGCCCACGCCCTCACCGGCCGCGCCTTCGGCCAGCGCACCGAGGAGATCGCGCTCACCCTGTGGGGCGGGCACACCCAGTTCCGCAGCCCGTCCTCCCGACCGCTGGACACGGTGCTCACCGCGATGGCCGGCCCCGCCGCGAACCTCGTGCTCGCGGGCCTCGCCCACCTGGCGGCCGGCGCCGTGCCCGGCCCGTCCGTCCCCGCCCTGCTGCTCGAGGTCACGGTGTGGGCCAACCTCCTCCTGGCCGCGTTCAACGCGCTGCCGGGCACCCCGCTCGACGGCGGCCGCATGGTCGAGTCCGCCGTCTGGGCCGCCACCGGCTCCCGGGCCCGCGGCGTCGAGGCGGCCGGCTGGGCCGGGCGCGTCGTCGCGGTGGGCGTCCTCGCGGCGGTGCTCGGCCCCCCGATCCTCGCGGGCCGCGCGCCGGACCTGTTCGTCGTCGTCCTGGCGGCCTGGGTCGCCCTCACCCTGTGGCGGGGCGCGGACGACGCCGTGCGCCACGGGCGCTGGAGCCGCCGGCTGGAGACCCTGCGGCTCGAACAGGTCGAGGCGCCCGCCGTCGCCCTGCCCGAGCACCTCAGCGTCGCCGAGGCCCTGGCCCAGGCGGACGGCGGCCGCCGCGCCGTCGTGGCCGTGGACGGGGCCGGTCGGCCCCGCGGCGTGCTGGACCTCGCGGCCGCGGCGGGCCTGACCCCGGCGCGCCGCACGACCACCGCCCTGGCCGCGGTCGCCGTCGCGCTGGCCCCGGAGGCCGTCCTCGTCCGCGATGACGTCCCCGCCGCCGGTCCCGACCTGGCCGCCCGTCTGGCCGACCCCCAGACCCCCGTGTGGGTGCTGACCGACGCGCACGGCCTCGTGCGCTCCGTGGTGCCCCGCGAGACGATCCTCGCCGCCGTCGACGCGACGCGGCGTCCCTGA
- a CDS encoding proteasome assembly chaperone family protein yields MTDATSEDQPDDALGPLRTHLTATVDALEAGRRAPTVLLLAFEGWNDAGEAATGALGALREQWDAADAGRVCDGEFYDYQVTRPLVRRDADGLGTLDWPAVALHEALLDREGRPVAGEAAPPDGVRVLLAVGVEPNVRWRAFLEELFTAADARDVDAVVTLGALLADVPHTRPLRARPTSPLVDVRVAVGADRPVYEGPTGIIGVVADEAARRGLPSLSLWGTVPHYVAQAPSPKTLLGLVEAVEDLLHVSVSTRGLEDDARAWQRGVDELAAEDPDVAAYVRQLEEAQDTQQLPEASGESIAREFERYLRGRGGR; encoded by the coding sequence ATGACCGACGCTACCTCCGAGGACCAGCCGGACGACGCCCTGGGCCCGCTGCGGACCCACCTGACGGCGACCGTGGACGCGCTCGAGGCCGGGCGGCGGGCCCCCACGGTCCTGCTGCTGGCCTTCGAGGGGTGGAACGACGCCGGGGAGGCCGCGACCGGGGCCCTGGGCGCGCTGCGGGAGCAGTGGGACGCGGCGGACGCGGGACGGGTGTGCGACGGCGAGTTCTACGACTACCAGGTCACCCGGCCGCTGGTCCGGCGCGACGCCGACGGGCTGGGGACGCTGGACTGGCCTGCGGTCGCCCTGCACGAGGCGCTCCTGGACCGTGAGGGTCGGCCCGTCGCGGGCGAGGCCGCCCCGCCGGACGGGGTGCGCGTGCTCCTCGCCGTCGGCGTGGAGCCGAACGTGCGGTGGCGCGCGTTCCTCGAGGAGCTGTTCACGGCGGCCGACGCGCGTGACGTGGACGCCGTCGTGACGCTGGGCGCGTTGCTGGCGGACGTGCCCCACACCCGGCCCCTGCGCGCCCGCCCGACCTCGCCGCTCGTGGACGTGCGGGTGGCCGTCGGTGCGGACCGTCCGGTCTACGAGGGGCCCACCGGGATCATCGGCGTCGTCGCGGACGAGGCCGCGCGCCGCGGCCTGCCGAGCCTCTCGCTGTGGGGGACGGTGCCCCACTACGTGGCGCAGGCGCCCTCCCCCAAGACGCTGCTCGGGCTGGTCGAGGCGGTCGAGGACCTGCTGCACGTGAGCGTGTCCACGCGCGGGCTCGAGGACGACGCGAGGGCCTGGCAGCGCGGCGTCGACGAGCTGGCCGCCGAGGACCCCGACGTCGCCGCCTACGTCCGGCAGCTCGAGGAGGCCCAGGACACGCAGCAGCTGCCGGAGGCCTCGGGCGAGTCGATCGCGCGGGAGTTCGAGCGCTACCTGCGCGGGCGCGGCGGACGCTGA
- a CDS encoding HAD family hydrolase, whose product MPRHPAPAPDDRARRLPRAVLWDMDGTLVDTEPLWNAVQRRLVVEHGGTWSEDLAASLVGRPLDEGARRLQAAGLDLPVQRIIDLTMDEVVQGVVNGVPWRPGARELLVALAEAGVPGALVTMSHAPLARALAERAPAGTLDVVVSGDMVSRGKPDPEAYRLGLQLLAERTPGLTAADCVAVEDSPVGVGAAVAAGLPTVGVPSVLPLPAGLATVEWTTLAGRTPADLAAVRRIAAARRPGADGAG is encoded by the coding sequence ATGCCCCGCCACCCCGCGCCCGCCCCGGACGACCGTGCCCGCCGCCTGCCGCGCGCCGTCCTGTGGGACATGGACGGCACCCTCGTGGACACCGAGCCCCTGTGGAACGCCGTCCAGCGCCGGCTGGTGGTCGAGCACGGCGGCACCTGGTCGGAGGACCTGGCCGCCTCCCTCGTGGGACGCCCCCTGGACGAGGGGGCGCGCCGCCTGCAGGCGGCCGGGCTGGACCTGCCCGTGCAGCGGATCATCGACCTGACGATGGACGAGGTCGTCCAGGGGGTCGTCAACGGGGTGCCGTGGCGGCCGGGCGCCCGGGAGCTGCTCGTGGCGCTCGCCGAGGCCGGCGTGCCGGGCGCCCTCGTGACGATGTCCCACGCCCCGCTGGCCCGCGCGCTGGCCGAGCGGGCGCCGGCGGGCACGCTGGACGTCGTCGTCTCGGGGGACATGGTCTCCCGGGGCAAGCCCGACCCGGAGGCGTACCGGCTGGGCCTGCAGCTGCTGGCCGAGCGGACACCGGGGCTGACGGCCGCCGACTGTGTGGCGGTCGAGGACTCCCCGGTGGGCGTCGGCGCGGCCGTGGCCGCGGGCCTGCCGACGGTCGGCGTGCCCAGCGTGCTGCCGTTGCCGGCAGGGCTCGCGACCGTCGAGTGGACGACGCTCGCCGGCCGCACGCCGGCCGACCTCGCCGCGGTCCGTCGGATCGCTGCCGCGCGCCGGCCCGGGGCGGACGGGGCCGGATGA
- a CDS encoding undecaprenyl-diphosphate phosphatase: MTWIEAIILGLVQGLTEFLPISSSAHIRIVGEFLPSATDPGAAFTAITQLGTELAVLIYFWRDITRIIGRWSAAVTGRIPHSDPDARMGWLIIVGSIPIAVLGLLLEDWIDTEFRSLWITATMLIVFGVLLALADRLGRQTKPLEKLTVRDGVLYGLAQALALIPGVSRSGGTIAAGLAMGYTRPAATRYAFLLAVPAVFASGLYKLYTSLTDPGTQGPYGMGETLVATAVAFVVAYAVIAWLMRFISTNSYLPFVWYRILLGGVLFALLGAGVISA, encoded by the coding sequence GTGACGTGGATCGAAGCCATCATCCTGGGCCTGGTACAGGGCCTCACCGAGTTCCTGCCCATCTCCTCCTCCGCCCACATCCGCATCGTGGGCGAGTTCCTCCCCTCCGCGACCGACCCGGGCGCGGCGTTCACGGCCATCACGCAGCTCGGCACCGAGCTGGCCGTCCTCATCTACTTCTGGCGCGACATCACCCGCATCATCGGCCGGTGGTCCGCCGCGGTCACGGGGCGGATCCCGCATTCGGACCCCGATGCGCGGATGGGCTGGCTGATCATCGTGGGCTCGATCCCGATCGCGGTCCTGGGCCTGCTGCTCGAGGACTGGATCGACACGGAGTTCCGGTCGCTGTGGATCACGGCGACCATGCTCATCGTGTTCGGCGTCCTGCTCGCCCTGGCGGACCGGCTCGGGCGCCAGACGAAGCCGCTCGAGAAGCTCACCGTGCGGGACGGCGTCCTCTACGGCCTGGCCCAGGCCCTCGCGCTGATCCCGGGCGTCTCGCGCTCCGGCGGCACCATCGCGGCCGGCCTGGCCATGGGCTACACCCGGCCCGCCGCCACCCGCTACGCGTTCCTGCTGGCGGTGCCCGCCGTGTTCGCCTCCGGCCTGTACAAGCTGTACACCTCGCTCACCGATCCCGGCACGCAGGGCCCGTACGGCATGGGGGAGACGCTGGTCGCGACCGCGGTCGCCTTCGTGGTGGCCTACGCGGTCATCGCCTGGCTCATGCGCTTCATCAGCACCAACTCGTACCTGCCGTTCGTCTGGTACCGCATCCTCCTGGGCGGCGTCCTGTTCGCCCTGCTGGGCGCGGGCGTCATCAGCGCCTGA